Below is a genomic region from Prunus persica cultivar Lovell chromosome G3, Prunus_persica_NCBIv2, whole genome shotgun sequence.
ttaaacgaAAGTATAACTCGGGGCATATTTTCGGACACCATTACTACAATTAAGCCTACATATACGAAGCATGATGATGGTTAGCGCAGCAGCTGGCGGCATCTTCTCTacaattttatgggtttacaTTCATATAAATCATAGCACCGATCTATAGAATTAGTGGATGCATATGCATATTATGCATCAGGGACCCAAATTATCATCTTCATTATATAAATCCATATCTTGATCTTCAACTAGAAGCAAAGGATAGCTAGCTTAACTTTTATACACTATTATTGCATGCCCTCTTTTATTTGACCTCTCTGACCAACAAACGGCAAAATCATTCTTTTcaacaaaacacacacacacacacatatatatatatatgattttctttGTATGTACACGTGTGCGTGATCCATCTCAAACTTTGCAGATTATGTACTCTAGCTATAAATTTCTTCtcttaataataattaaagtttTGAGAACTTTGACCACAAACTAAATTGACCCGAAAACCCGCATACCATGGCTACAATCCTGCATCACTTAGCTTTAGCCAGCCTAGGGGATCTCATATCTTTAATCTATCCAACAATTATACATCCTCCTCATGATCAAAGCTAAACAAGAAGCTAgagaataatatatatatatatatatacaaattttcttttatgttgaCGTCGAGACGTTGTTATATCGTGTGAAAGTCATATATTTTCTACCAgttctgatctcttggaccacaggagtccaagaaatttgtggtcacttaccgttggatgtaaattcaacggttcactcactcttgcactcattttaaaaaacttttttcaaccattggattaatatccaacggtgggtgaccacaatctcttggactcctgtggtccaagagatcgggactgtatttTCTACAATATTTCCTTTctgatttctttcctttttataaTGACATTTACACAATTATAACGTCTTGACGGTCGcgtatatattttctttaatatttttgaGTCAAAGTTTCACTGTGGCAACATTAATTGGACATATCTATCAAATTAAtgtgctgatgatgatgatgcattATGGTTTAATGGAATTGTAACCTCTCTAGAAGTTGAAAAAGACTAATAGGTTGACCAACGCCAAGCCTTGAATCCCTGCACTGACCACGTACGTGCCCTGCAAAGTCATCTATCAATATATATCATCATATCATtggaaaagaaaccaaaaaaggagaaaatataTCTATAATCTATCTAAATTGCTAGCTGTTGGCCTAGATGcctttaattacaatttacaacacacacacacactaatCAGATCAGATCAGACAGGAGGAGTAAGATGCAATCAAACGACTTATAGGCTCGTAGTAGCATGAACAACATGATCATGATGtggtaaataaaatatatatatatacatatacatgatATCTGTACAATAATATTGTCTGAATATCTACGtaaaaatttttatatatgtttatatacaCGATGATGATGTGGTCAAACCCTTAATTGCAAAGCATGATTATGATATTATAAAGTACATCTTACGTACATTATTATGACATATGTAACACACAAAGCAAAGCAAATCCATTTCGGATTTCAAAATCATGAGTTTAAAGAAATGCATATGGTTTTGACTTTTCAGAAGCACTCGCGATAGAAGTGAGAAGacaaacaattattttttttttcaacttttggaTATTGTGGATTGGAATATTGTatacaatattaatatgtttttttgtttttcagtttttgatgATGACATGAGTTAATGTTAATTATggggttcaacttcaaaatcaaAGGCAGCATCGATTGGACAGCGATGTATGCTTAGGGCATACACAGAGTATACGTGTGCTTATAGCTGCAGCCTGCAGGCTCACAACTACCATTCAGAAGAgctttaaaatataaacatatatatatatatatatatattggtatATAAGAAGGAGAACAGTGGGACCGGACAGACTGATTCTGCTACCTTCTTTCCTCCTACAGATCCTCACACACAGATTCAGAGATGCGAACCTTTTGAGTGAATGCATGTGAGAAGCAAGAGATTGCATGTCATGATTTTAACTGCATTGTTTTCATAGGccccaaaaataaacaaaaaagttacTGCAACCTAGCTCtcaatataattaatattggTAGAACATTGGAGttctcctatatatatatatataaaagaggctactttcattaattaatttctgcATTTGAGAAAGTGAATCAAGGGTATCTCAAACCCAAATGAGCAGGTACATACATACGTATGAGCATTTCAGGGTTTCTACAGGTTCATGAGTgttgcgagagagagagagacgaaaGTATTGACCACTTAAGTGACCATCACCTCtcctctctcgctctctctctctctctctctctctctctctctctctgagtttGCTTCATctcttggttttcttttgttgctcTTTCCAATAATTACCAGAGCGTTTTAAGGCTTTCAATATCATCCACTTCTTCCAACCACCCTCTGCGCTGTGCTCATTGCTCTCTACTTCAGTCATAAATATCATCATTATATCCACACTCGTCCATCTACGCCTACTCTACTCTACAATTACTGACAtacacaattttattttattttttgtatttattaattaacatatattactacTAATTTGAACGTGGTATAtcttggctttttttttagggtATAAACAATAGTTTAAACTACATAAGGtgaggtttctcacacacacgtGACAcacactatatatatgtatatgtatacaGTATAAATACTTGTATAtagaagtatatatatacatatgtatatatattccaaGTACACGTTCTTAAGGGAAGACAAGAAAAGGCATGCAGCAGAAGCGTATACCATCTTGGCAACAAAGTTAGAAATTTCAAGCATAGAATCTTCTAAAGTCCTTGTCAAGCTTACCCCAAAAGGTCCAAGCACCAGCAAAGCACATAGTGAAAATTATAACTttcgaaaaagaaaaggctcaATTTGATGAAAGATAAGcgtccacacacacacacacacacatatatatatataatgattgtATAGAGATAGATATTGGAGGAGGTTATGATGGTTGTGGAAAACAGTTGCTAACGTTGGCTACATACAAAATAGTGGAGGTTGAAGCTCTTGTTGTTCATAAGTCTTTTTTCAAAGGCAATGCAAGTCCAAAAGAGCTTCTATCATCGCCATGGCCACACACACACCATGCTATTTTTAGAAATCAATGAAACCACCCTCGCGTGCACCTAAAGACAACCATACAAGAAAAAGtgcctttatttttatgtggAACTgctttattatattatatatattttctgaaaAGTTTCCAAAAAAGTAAGTTTTACGTTCGTCATATATTATATGGTGTAGATATTATGGTTTCTTACTATATATCTGTATAATATTATATCGACGAGACAAGAAACCTTACATAACATGGATTTTTCATGAAAGTCAAAAGTTAATTTGAGGGATGAAGTTGGTAACGTAAGAACAATCACATGATTCATATGTATGTGAAAGATTGTATGTTTTATGTGATATATAAGAAGGCCATGTAAAAAACATTAGCTAAAAGATTTGAATAAACTTAAAGAGTATGCTGGTTTCGTAGATTTGTTGACTTTGTGATACAATTAAAGGTCTGCATGTCTAAAGTTTAAAGACTGACATCGATCGAATCCATGTATTACCAGAAAACTTAAAgagtattttgaaaattgaaccTACATATAACAAGAGTATTGCAAGTCCAGTTAAGTAAGAACTGCCACAAGCATATACATAATGTCTTaagaatagaaaataaaaaacttctAAGCAATTAGCAGTCAGATTTTAGCTGTTCTTACCTCTATGCAGCAGAGAAAAACTTAGTTGCAATGGAAAACAATTCTTACCTCTATgtaataggaaaaaaaaacttaattgcAATAGAGAATAAAAATTACCAAAGGCCGCAAAATAAAGTGCACAAATAATAGGTCTCTCACATTATATATTACCCAACTACATTATTATATGacacaaattattaattttttaaaactaaaatttgccaaaaatcttatcagaACGAACACATTAAATGTTATccaagcaaaacaagaaaaaaaaacaattaaaaaattgaagaagaagaaaagaaaaaaagagaggaggagGGGATATAAAGCCAATGAAGATAGAATAGAAGAAAGAGGCCGGCCCGGGCAAGGCTAGTCAAAGTCGTCTCCAGTGTGGTATACCGTATATGAATACAAGAGGAATTAATGGAGGATTAAAGGGACCGTTTCATGGGCATGAGAAAACCATGTGATCCAATTGCTCCTATAATTAAGACAGATTAAGACACCCACCCTAGCTATAAAAATCACAGAATTTATGTTTGGGCCCATTTTATCACAAATTATCCTCTGTTAATTACTTGCCAAGGCCAGCTGGATTTGACCAAAATATGGGCTCTCATAGGGGTATAAGTGTCTTTTCAATGTGCATGAGTACTTCTTCCCCCTagttaacaaaatttattAGGTTCCAtgttcattattttattagttcttGTTCATTTCActatctctctccctctctttctctctcctattTAATCCATGCTGAAAAGCAGAGTCTTACTTCCCATCAAATACACACAACTAGGAAGAGTGAAGTAGCTAGTACAATATTTTTATCTTAGCcgctccttcttcttcatggtCATGGCCAAAACACAGATCCTAATAATCTTTGTTTTGCTTCTTATTGGGCTGTTTACTGGAAGCCATGGAATTGTAGTagcaaatgaagaagaagaagctgataGGATTGTGGGCCTCCCTGGACAACCCAAGGTCTCTTTTCAGCAGTTTTCTGGATATGTCACTGTAAATCACCATGTTGGCAGAGCCCTCTTTTACTGGCTCACTGAGGCTGCTCATGATCCCTTGTCACAACCTCTTGTTGTTTGGCTCAATGGAGGTTAGCAACCACATTCTATCTTTGctatttatatacatgtcGTCCGCAAGATAATAACGTCTGGACGTCCACATAGGAGAATTTCTATGCAAAATCAGAATATTTGTGTTTGTTGGGTTTACATTGTTCTTGAAGGGGGTTTGAAAAGTTAATATTTACTCACTGTTATATTGCTTCAAGTGAAATGTATTTGCAGCATATTTACTCTTTTGGTAGGTTATCTATGCTTTAAATGTCCATGGACAGGGAATATGGTTGCCGACATGATGAGAAAATTATATGTGTGTATGTAGAAAATTTATGAACATGCTTAGTTACAGGTAAATACTGTTTATGCATTCTGGCATCCATGtacccttttatttttcatttagtttcagtttcttcttttctgttctGATTCTGAAGCAAAACCCAGGTCCCTTTAGGTGTGCCTTCAATTTTTATACACAGAACCgaacaaaaagaaggaaatttgAAACAGGGAGAGCCCACCATCAGGGCCTACCCAATGCCAAGAAATGATGATCTAACTACCAATATTATATGTAAGCTAGAGATATTTAAAAGTACACAACTTTACTTCCAATAGCTCCAATAacagatgaagagaaaaaaaaaggaaacccataattctctctttctccctctctctcctctctctctgaaattgaattgcaTGTAGCATACAGACAAAGGAGCCATTAATGCTTTGAGagcaaccaaaaacaaactTCAATTATTAGCCGTAGCCATTTGCACCAATTGTCAGTATCTACCATCCATGGCATCATTCATGACCAGTGGTTAAGTTTAGCAGAAGAAAAGCTGGAGAGCTAGGCATGCCTGGCATGGCTTAAAGACAAACCCCAATTGGCCCCATATACTTTTTTCAACTTTAaatttctatattttattttattttgttttaatattgcAATATGTTTAATTAGGTCTAattaaaatgtttattttttatcaggCCCTGGTTGCTCCTCTGTGGCATATGGTGCATCGGAAGAGATAGGACCCTTTAGAATAAACAAGAGTGCTTCGGGGCTATACTTGAACAAGTTCTCATGGAACTCTCTGGCCAATCTCTTGTTCTTGGAAACCCCGGCTGGCGTCGGCTTCTCCTACAGCAACCGCTCCTCCGACCTCTTTGACACCGGTGACGGCCGCACCGGTAATTTATTCTTAATTAACCATTTACTTCTTACagtcattaattaattaatcactaGTAGTTATTATTAtacattattaatttttaagcacgagtgttttttttttgagaaaactTTGAgggttaattattttattagtcctTGAATTTAGactcgatttgcatttgagtatctcaatttccaaaatggttcccATGGTcctttatttttagtttcGTTAGAACAAATAGTCATGCCGTCAATCTTGTTAGCTTTTCCgttaaatgcaggggcaaaatggtatttttgtatcaaaatagattaaaatataaataaaaaattttaaaaactaaaaaaattaaaattaaactctctctctctctctctatctcccCTCTATCCCGATTCCTACTCCCTCcaaacttgaatttttttttttttggtttttttatttgattttattttattgttattttaaagatatgatttttttattcattttttttttgttttaatataaaaataccatttacccatgcatttaacaaaaaaagttaacaaaattgacggcaaGACCCTTTGTCcaaacgaaactaaagttaaaagactacgggaaccattttggaaattgaggtactcaaatgcaaatcgggtctaaattcagggactaataaaacgattaacccaaACTTTAACGGAATGagagaaattttatttaaaaaatgaagaattacAACGGAGGACAACATACCTGACCCGACTCAACAAATCACATGATAGAGTGCTTATGATTATTCATTGAGTACTACATATGCTGATCACGACTAGCTAACTGCcgtatttattgaattaatgATTTTATGGTCCAAAGTCATGACAAGTGATTCAATTATTgccttgtttttgttatttgataCAAATtgccttgattaattaagaagATGACATAACATAATTTTGCCTGGTCATCATCAGTTTGACCCTTTGACTCgatattaatataaatttaaaataccatggttcatcttttttttttttttttttggcctacAATTTAATTATGGGGGTGTTTTGATTCAGCAAGGGACTCTTTGCAATTCTTGATCCGATGGTTGGATCGATTCCCACGATACAAGGGCCGAGAAGTATATCTTACAGGCGAGAGCTATGCTGGCCATTATGTCCCTCAGCTTGCCAAAGCAATTTTGACCTACAATTCACAATCCAAGCACCCAATCAATCTTAAAGGAATAATGGTACttataaaatcatttgaatgtgttatatatatatatatacatgaaacgtTACTTTATGGTACAAGCTGCTATGATACATAATGGCCAGATACGAGTTTGTATCATATATTGTTTCATATTACCTTAATAGTGTAGCATCAAAGTAATTGACATAAAATGCAGGTGGGTAATGCAGTGACAGATAACTACTATGATAACCTAGGGACGGTGACATACTGGTGGAGCCATGCCATGATCTCTGATAGAACCTACCGGCAGCTGATCAACACGTGCGATTTTCGCAGGCAGAAGAACTCCGATGAATGCGAATCCTTGTATAGCTACGCCATGGATAAGGAGTTTGGAAACATAGACCAGTACAACATTTACGCACCCCCTTGCAACAACTCTGATGGAAGCACTTCTACAAGGCAGAGTAGCATGCGTCTGCCTCATCGACCGGTATACTAATAACTAGTACTTCGTTAAGTATCTTCAATTTGTACTTAAAAAAGAATGTAACCTTATTTTAATCAGTGTTTTACTTTTGGTTTTTAGATGTTCCGGCAACTATCTGGCTATGATCCTTGTACGGAGAAATATGCTGAAGTTTATTACAACAGGCCAGATGTGCAGAAAGCTCTCCATGCCAACATAACCAGAATTCCTTATAAGTGGACTGCTTGCAGGTGATCAATGCAAAACtcaacatttttatttcttgtttttgagGTGGAGGGGGGGCTTAAGTATATCTTAGTTTAACAGAtgatttgtgttattttatgatacGCATTGCAGTGAGGTTTTGAATCGAAATTGGAACGACACAGATGTATCGATTCTTCCTATTTACAGGGACATGATAGCTGCTGGTTTGAGGATTTGGATTTTCAGGTATAATTAACTTGTATAGATAATTAATGTTAATGTTAATGTTAATGTTAACAATCAAACTCTGTTCTCATGTGATATTTAATTCATGTTCATGATTTCTTGAACTGATACATATGTGCAGTGGAGATGTGGATTCAGTGGTGCCAGTTACAGCCACTAGGTACTCCCTTGCACAACTCAAATTAGCAACCAAAATTCCATGGTACCCCTGGTATACTAAAAAGCAGGTCCGTAAGATAAATCCCaatccaatatatatatataaacaattttttcttgaattattattttgcatTGTGAAAATGAATTTATGATATGTTGATTGTGAAGGTGGGAGGGTGGACAGAGGTGTATGAAGGGCTGACATTTGCAACAGTGAGAGGAGCAGGTCATGAAGTCCCACTTTTCAAGCCAAGAGAAGCTCTTCAGCTGTTCAAATCATTCATTCAAGGGAAGCCCCTTCCAAAGTCCTCATGATAACCGAAAaccagaaagaaaaggaaaaaaaaaaaagaagagaaatataaagacaggaaaaggaaaaaatttccTTGCCATTTTAATACCTGAGTCTTCTGAATTATTGTTATTGTCCTAACTAGACAAGAAAACGTGTTACTAGTGTTGAGAAacaagtagagagagagagagagagagagagagagagagagagagagagagagagagagagattgattgTGTTTTAGGATGTTAGCTAGGCAAATGGCCTGAGATGAAGAAAGTTTAGTTTGTAATTTGTGGGATAACCCATCATCTAGTTTGGCTTTCGCTAGACCTAGTGTAGAAACTCCCTTGGCCAGTGTTTTTTATTCAAGTGGGAAGTGATGATTGaaatgttttcatttattatttttaaaagttttattaaaaagagaaatgagaTATTGAGAGTgtcgatttttttttgttgagtcTCGGATTAAGTGCTCTATCACTGAAGCTATAAACTCTCGTttggttgaattttttataacaaactTACCCTTATAATTGGACAAACATGAGCTCATAAGTAATCTTATGCTAATTACTGACCCAAAGGCATATCTATTTGACCTAGTTTCTGTGAAAGGCAAACTTGATGAAGGGCCTTTTGCAACGACATATCAAGGCCCAGCGGAAAAGTAGTTACTTGTTGgagcttcttttttatttctaaaacGTGTCTTTGGTGGAACAATATAAATTCATGAACTTGGAGGTTGACTTTGACCAACCATGATCCCATTGTCAGTTTGTTTTGGAGGAAAAAGTTATGAGAGGAAAATAACCTCTTCCagaaaaacaatatttaataaataaaaaagtaaaaaaagaagaagatattttgtttgagaaataaaaaatttcaatgaagACGATGACAATGGTGAAAACGATAGGAAGTGAAGGTAACAATGGGGTGGAAGAGACAAAAGCAGCCAGGAATCAGGAtaagctttttttctttttcctcttatCCAAAATGACTTCCAAAATAAGAATTTAGAAGTGATGGTTAAATTTTTGACaccttttctcttttaatttccGTCTAAACTCTAAACAAATCAATTTGGTATTGAAGAAtacttaatattttaatatatctAGTATTTATCTTAgtgatattaaaaaataaaatatttaaacacaTAACTTCAACTGTAAACGCTTTTAACCAAGCTACAAGCTCATTACTTAACATATTTTGAAAGGTGGACATACCTGGTTTTCTTCAAACACAAGAAGGTGtgtaatttatgaaaataaaatggaaaaatgtGAAGGACGGTTGTAGTTATGAATATTGTACACATGAGGagtggagagagagaccactatggtaagagtagcacaaaattatactttagctttttggaaaataaaaataaaaattatatatgcaaGAGTGTTTTAAATAATACCATATATTACGTCACATATTCCGTTTTAAGATACTGAGTGTCAGTCCTGATATCTTGGATTACAGGGattcaagagatttgtggtcactcatcgttggatgtaaattcaacggttcactcactcttgtactccttttaaaaaacttttttgaaccattgaattaatatccaacggtgcgTGACCACAATCTATTGGACtcttgtagtccaagagatcggaacTGTACGTAGTGTGTATATAATATAACTTCGTAAGCATCCTAGTCTGCATAACTAAGTTGGGCAGTAGACTCAAACCGAGGAGAAGGTCAAACCCGCGAGGCtaaattatgcaagaaaagaaaaagaccacaaaattcaaaaattaaagtccaGAAAAGTCTGCTTAAATTGAACCCCAGAGGCATAGCCGAGAAAGttggtttctttttcatgTCTAGCCCCTCATCATAAGTGTTCATTTTGACTGCTTTCACTGGCGGGTAGATCTTGCTTGAATTGAAGtctgttgttttctttgtttcgaGATGGTATTTCTCCAGCTTCATTTGAACACTGTTCATGCGATTTATGAAGCAGAAAATTTGTCTGTGTTTGCGTTTTGATTTGGAGCTTCTGGGTCTCTTTGATCTCCTTTTTGTATGTGTTGCAACCTGCAAAAGTTTGAAGACTGCGAAGAGGTAggcttttttctttgtattatTGCCTTGTGTAGTACATCTTTTCTATTCAACTTTGGGTTGCTTTGCTTTACCTAATTGTTTATAGTGATTGCCACTCATGACCAACTTTTAAAAagattgggttttttttttcttcttatttgaCAATAAAAAGATTGGCCTTTTGCTTCGTCATTGACAGGAATTTTCTTATCTCCTCGATCCTCTTTTGGGTTCCCACTTCATTTTAGCGACTATTCATAGGTGTTCTGTGTTGGGTCTTCGCCAGTTTTCAACATAAACTACTTCATTGGATAAAAAAGCATTGATTTTGGTTTGTGCCAGCAAGAGGGTATTGTTtacttttctgatttttggaAAT
It encodes:
- the LOC18783840 gene encoding serine carboxypeptidase-like 25 — translated: MVMAKTQILIIFVLLLIGLFTGSHGIVVANEEEEADRIVGLPGQPKVSFQQFSGYVTVNHHVGRALFYWLTEAAHDPLSQPLVVWLNGGPGCSSVAYGASEEIGPFRINKSASGLYLNKFSWNSLANLLFLETPAGVGFSYSNRSSDLFDTGDGRTARDSLQFLIRWLDRFPRYKGREVYLTGESYAGHYVPQLAKAILTYNSQSKHPINLKGIMVGNAVTDNYYDNLGTVTYWWSHAMISDRTYRQLINTCDFRRQKNSDECESLYSYAMDKEFGNIDQYNIYAPPCNNSDGSTSTRQSSMRLPHRPMFRQLSGYDPCTEKYAEVYYNRPDVQKALHANITRIPYKWTACSEVLNRNWNDTDVSILPIYRDMIAAGLRIWIFSGDVDSVVPVTATRYSLAQLKLATKIPWYPWYTKKQVGGWTEVYEGLTFATVRGAGHEVPLFKPREALQLFKSFIQGKPLPKSS